Proteins encoded in a region of the Bactrocera tryoni isolate S06 chromosome 4, CSIRO_BtryS06_freeze2, whole genome shotgun sequence genome:
- the LOC120775691 gene encoding 39S ribosomal protein L38, mitochondrial has translation MALTNLLVKSSLTTVIRNNNVLLISARLGHTIRGKRPGVAKSLEQRLQEENVKDPELTARVNIGFPHLKSSRSEQLKQRLAHLKAQRSSEEVEKLARANKLLIDLDEVDREYRATTGQYDMRVIADHYGIFDDLFGLAYFVPRVALNIQYPLDGGNLSCVFNGNVIKPAEAANAPEVSFDGTIDPITGKKSTKDSFWTLVATNPDAHFTDSSSEYVHWFISNIPNGDVKKGEVLVEYLPPFPPKGVGYQRMVFVLYKQNGKMDFSQYKLSQNETNNLEKRTFKTLDFYRDQQDHITPAGLAFFQSDWDSSITNFYHNVLNIKEPVFEYDFPKPYIADQKFFPLKQAFNLYLDRYRDPKEINQEFLERKLATTHPFEGPEEPLRFPNAHPIRGVPSWLKTEIRKRRLGIGRINDYN, from the exons ATGGCATTAACTAATTTGTTAGTGAAAAGCAGCTTAACTACAGTTATACGAAACAACAATGTGCTGTTAATTTCAGCAAGATTAGGACATACCATACGCGGCAAACGGCCAGGTGTTGCAAAATCATTAGAACAACGTTTGCAGG aaGAAAATGTCAAAGATCCAGAATTAACAGCACGTGTAAACATTGGTTTCCCACATTTAAAATCATCGCGTTCGGAGCAGTTGAAGCAGCGACTAGCGCACTTGAAAGCCCAACGATCTAGTGAAGAAGTGGAAAAATTAGCTCGAGctaataaat tATTAATTGATTTGGATGAAGTGGACCGGGAGTATCGAGCCACCACCGGTCAATATGATATGCGTGTAATTGCTGACCATTATGGCATTTTTGATGATCTATTTGGTTTAGCATATTTTGTACCTCGAGTGGCACTGAATATTCAG TATCCACTTGACGGCGGTAATTTAAGCTGTGTTTTTAATGGAAACGTCATAAAACCTGCGGAAGCGGCAAATGCACCAGAGGTCAGTTTTGATGGCACGATCGATCCTATAACTGGGAAG AAATCTACAAAAGATAGTTTTTGGACGCTAGTAGCTACGAATCCTGATGCGCATTTTACGGATAGTTCTTCTGAATATGTGCATTGGTTTAT CTCAAATATTCCCAACGGTGATGTTAAGAAGGGCGAAGTGTTGGTCGAATATTTACCACCTTTTCCACCAAAAGGTGTTGGCTATCAACGCATGGTCTTTGTTTTatacaaacaaaatggcaaaatgGATTTCAGTCAATATAAGCTCTCACAGAATGAGACGAATAATCTAGAGAAGCGTACATTCAAAACACTGGATTTCTATCGCGATCAACAGGATCATATAACCCCAGCGGGGCTTGCATTTTTCCAAAGCGATTGGGATAGTTCAATTACGAACTTCTATCACAATGTGTTAA aTATTAAGGAACCAGTTTTCGAATATGACTTCCCCAAACCATATATAGCTGATCAGAAATTCTTCCCGCTGAAGCAGGCGTTCAATTTGTATTTGGATCGTTATCGTGATCCTAAAGAGATCAATCAAGAATTCCTGGAACGCAAATTGGCTACGACGCATCCATTTGAAGGTCCTGAAGAGCCTCTGCGCTTCCCAAATGCGCATCCAATACGTGGTGTGCCGTCCTGGCTCAAGACAGAAATACGAAAGCGACGACTCGGAATTGGGCGCATTAACGACTATAattaa